One window from the genome of Oncorhynchus gorbuscha isolate QuinsamMale2020 ecotype Even-year unplaced genomic scaffold, OgorEven_v1.0 Un_scaffold_1811, whole genome shotgun sequence encodes:
- the LOC124024260 gene encoding uncharacterized protein LOC124024260, with product MFNSTSPGNLSVLLSHVTEDDQGWYRCQISETQMTDVKIDIQRKYQPLTTTTTKHPPLTQPNGLDITTFLIPTMSPKGADTVGTSEEDPSASPQQYNTIQYTLLAVLPVILITSGVAWYIYKRNKGKKNTGEKSRGSKTEGEKKDDPSVMYDTVQEPRNNNQEETTTPLSAPEDPSVTYSTIVYMKGKRNAAVSLESGGKQSMPLSRQMFKGPNQDIHGIFTGGPCRAFLEINKEYR from the exons ATGTTTAATAGCACCTCTCCTGGgaacctctctgtcctcctctcacaCGTCACCGAGGACGATCAGGGATGGTACAGGTGCCAAATCAGTGAGACTCAAATGACAGACGTCAAAATTGATATTCAAA GGAAATACCAACCCctcacaaccactaccaccaaacaTCCACCATTAACTCAACCAAATGGACTAGACATTACAACATTCCTAATACCAACAATGTCACCTAAAG GGGCAGACACAGTGGGGACTTCAGAAGAAGATCCATCTGCTTCCcctcaacaatacaatacaatccaATACACCTTACTGGCTGTTCTACCAGTCATACTGATCACCTCTGGAGTGGCTTGGTACATATACAAGAGAAACAAAG GAAAGAAAAACACAGGAGAGAAAAGTCGTGGGAGCAaaacagaaggagagaaaaag gaTGATCCCTCTGTAATGTATGATACGGTTCAAGAACCCAGAAACAACAACCAAGAGGAGACAACAACACCCCTCAGTGCTCCA GAGGATCCCTCAGTGACATACTCCACCATCGTCTACATGAAAGGAAAAAGGAACGCAGCAGTGAGTCTGGAGAGCGGTGGAAAACAGAGTATGCCACTATCAAGACAG ATGTTCAAAGGTCCTAACCAGGATATCCACGGCATCTTCACTGGAGGCCCGTGTCGCGCGTTTCTGGAAATCAACAAGGAGTATCGCTAG